The proteins below are encoded in one region of Phaseolus vulgaris cultivar G19833 chromosome 1, P. vulgaris v2.0, whole genome shotgun sequence:
- the LOC137816238 gene encoding phospholipase A1 PLIP2, chloroplastic-like has protein sequence MDALCLHSSICKIAPSTIPITATARANDYASQSQVSTVGRSLFSRFSFRYPLTSLWPQQLTGNASGYNGLAVDDAVLAENETKEGEGQNGNSVFKIFHARSVWSVEQRNDEAKVVINDLTDEEEEEEEECGGCRVDYDEDEEEDNEEENEEVLFDRDSFSRMLRRVSLPEARLYARISHLGNLAYSIPKIKPGILLKNHGLRFVTSSIEKKKLAVAAEKNQTSAAIPKEEANEKDVGETKEKKNGGRMICACTAYEIAASAASYLRTQTKSILPFTSSNAVEGEGSHEASNKSFNGDKMTKTEEAALKATTDSVTAVVAANEDVKQAFADHLSSTTSSPCEWFVCDDDKTATRYFVIQGSETFASWKANLLFEPVKFEGLDVHVHRGIYEAAKGTYQQMLPEIRAHLKSHDSRATCRFTGHSLGGSLALLVNLMLLIRKEAPLSSLLPVITFGAPSIMCGGDSLLDKLGLPRSHVQAITMHRDIVPRAFSCKYPTHIAELLKAVNGNFRSHPCLNNQKLLYAPMGELLILQPDEKFSPSHHLLPSGSGLYLLSGHLSESSDTLKQIRAAQMVFLNSPHPLEILSDRSAYGSGGTIQRDHDMNSYLKCVRTVIRQELSQIRKARREQRLKVWWPLVLPCGSGSGAVVGGSMISVNVIHDHLSFFGIIHTGSESLKRFSRLVASQHMQWFVVLLFPARLLLVGCNLISLR, from the exons ACGGTGGGACGCTCCCTGTTTTCCAGATTCTCCTTTAGATACCCTTTGACGTCTTTATGGCCACAACAACTCACGGGGAATGCCTCCGGCTACAATGGTCTCGCCGTAGACGACGCCGTTTTGGCAGAGAATGAAACTAAAGAAGGAGAGGGACAAAACGGGAATTCGGTTTTCAAGATTTTTCATGCAAGGTCTGTTTGGAGCGTGGAACAGAGGAACGATGAAGCCAAAGTTGTTATAAATGATCTAACGGAtgaagaggaggaggaggaggaagagtgTGGTGGTTGTAGGGTTGATTATGATGAAGACGAAGAGGAAGACAAcgaagaagaaaatgaagagGTTTTGTTCGATAGAGACTCGTTTTCGAGAATGCTTCGGAGGGTGTCATTGCCCGAAGCTAGATTATATGCACGCATATCCCACCTGGGCAATTTGGCATATTCTATCCCAAAAATCAAA CCTGGGATCCTCCTCAAAAACCATGGACTGCGTTTTGTAACTTCATCCatagagaaaaagaaattagCTGTGGCAGCCGAAAAAAACCAGACATCAGCTGCAATTCCGAAAGAAGAAGCTAACGAGAAGGATGTGGgagaaacaaaagagaaaaagaacgGTGGACGCATGATTTGTGCATGTACTGCATACGAGATTGCTGCTTCTGCAGCCTCTTATCTCCGTACTCAAACAAAGAGCATACTTCCATTCACATCTTCCAATGCTGTGGAAGGTGAAGGTTCACATGAAGCAAGCAATAAAAGCTTTAACGGAGATAAGATGACAAAAACAGAGGAGGCCGCTCTGAAGGCAACTACTGATTCGGTAACAGCAGTTGTTGCTGCAAATGAGGATGTAAAACAGGCATTTGCAGATCATTTGAGCTCGACAACCTCTTCACCCTGTGAATGGTTCGTATGCGACGATGACAAGACTGCTACAAGATATTTTGTGATCCAG GGTTCCGAGACATTTGCTTCCTGGAAAGCGAACCTACTATTTGAGCCAGTTAAATTTGAG GGGTTAGATGTTCATGTACATAGAGGGATATATGAGGCTGCAAAGGGAACTTATCAACAGATGTTGCCAGAAATTCGTGCACACCTAAAATCTCATGATTCCCGTGCAACTTGCCGTTTCACTGGTCATTCTCTTGGGGGAAGCTTGGCATTACTTGTAAACCTTATGCTGTTAataagaaaggaagcaccattGTCTTCTCTGCTTCCTGTCATAACATTTGGCGCCCCATCCATCATGTGTGGAGGTGATAGTCTTCTTGACAAGTTAGGATTGCCACGGAGTCATGTTCAAGCAATCACAATGCACAGAGACATAGTACCACGAGCATTTTCTTGCAAGTACCCTACCCATATTGCTGAACTGCTAAAGGCCGTTAATGGTAACTTCCGCAGTCATCCATGCCTTAATAACCAG AAGCTACTGTATGCACCAATGGGTGAACTCTTGATCCTACAGCCAGATGAGAAATTTTCACCAAGTCATCATCTTCTGCCCTCGGGCAGTGGTCTATATCTTTTGAGTGGTCACTTGTCAGAATCAAGTGACACATTAAAACAGATCCGGGCAGCACAGATGGTGTTCTTGAACTCACCACACCCACTTGAGATATTAAGTGACCGATCTGCCTATGGATCCGGAGGAACCATTCAGAGGGATCACGACATGAATTCCTACTTGAAATGTGTGAGAACCGTGATTCGCCAAGAACTTAGCCAGATTCGCAAGGCAAGGAGAGAGCAAAGGCTAAAGGTGTGGTGGCCTCTGGTGCTCCCATGTGGAAGTGGGAGTGGGGCAGTTGTTGGGGGGTCCATGATATCGGTGAATGTGATTCACGACCATCTTTCTTTCTTTGGCATCATCCACACTGGGAGTGAGTCATTGAAAAGGTTCAGTAGGCTTGTTGCATCGCAGCACATGCAATGGTTTGTAGTGCTTCTGTTTCCTGCACGGTTGTTACTGGTTGGATGTAACTTGATTAGCTTAAGATGA